The genomic segment GCCACTTTTGCGGAAGGAAAGAGCCGCTGAACGGATTCGGCCATGATATGCGCGGCACTGTGCCGAATAATGGACAGACCTTCGGGGCTGTTCATGTCCACGACCTCAAAACGGGCACACGGACTGGGACCGACAGGCGAATGAACGTCAAAAACGCCGGATTCGCAACGGCATCCAACGGCTGACTTCAACCGTTTGTTGCTTAACGTCCGGGACAGGATCAGGCCGCAGCTTTCTCCCTCCTCGATCTCCACCCTCTGCTCCCCAAACTCAATCTGCACTCTCTGCTCCTTGCCTGAAAACAAGCGCCCGAAACTGGAAAACTTTCTTCACGCGATGATAATCAGACATGATGGTAAGGCTTTCAAACAAAGCAGGGAGGCCTGGGCCTCCCTGCTTGGATGCTTTGTGGTAGGCACGAGGAGATTTGAACTCCTGACCCCTTGCGTGTCAAGCAAGTGCTCTCCCCCTGAGCTACGCGCCTGCGATGCTTTCGGCAAAGGGAACATTTGCCTTCACTTGCAGGAAAAGTCAATACCTTTTCTGCAACAAAGTTGTTTTTGTAACTACTCGGCTGCGGACGGGATTGTCTCGATGATTCGGCCCTCGCAACTCATTCCCCGTCACGCTTTCAGGGAAAAGGAAACTCATGAAACTCCGTAATTGGCTCAATGGCAATCCTTTTTCCTCTGCGCGGATTGATTGTCCGGGAATGTTCAATTATGGATCACGGAGCACAGAACATGATATAGCCGGGGCATTGACTTGTCCTTGCCCCTTTGGCGGCGAACGCCATCACGGATCCAATCTCTCTGGAGTATATGATATGCGCAACCTTGAGAAAGACCAGCAACATTTCACTAAAAAAATGGCTTCATTACGAAAAAAAGGCACGTTTCCAGGTGCTTTGCTTGACCTTTTGGAAAAGGTTTCAGCCAAGCAGTTCCAGGTGCTGGCAGACAGCAAACACGCCGAAGATTCGGCCTCGTCCTTGCCCGAACTGGCTTCTCCGGAGCGACATAGTCAAGGCGCAAGCCTCTTGCCACGGGCATCGTTTCCCTTTCCGCTGGAATCTGCCAGTGAATTAATGAAGTCCATTCTTGAAGACGTTCAGGCCGTGGGCTCCGATCTTGGAGAGGGAGCCGTCCGTGTCAAGGACGCTCTGGATTCCGAAGAACTGGAGTTTGCTCGTATTTTCCAGGCCTACCTGGACGAAGAGCAGGACTTCTTTAACATTTGGGCCGAGAAGACGCCAAAGTCTCCAAAACTACTTCTCTTTCTCACCCAAACCACCCTTGCCCCTTTCCTGCAGATCGTTGCCCGACAAATTCAAGATGCTCGTCCCCTGACCGGCGTCTGGAACCACGGACATTGCCCTGTATGCGGCAGCCTGCCCTATATTTCCACCCTGGAAACCCGGGAAGGCATGCGCATGATGCATTGTTGCTTCTGCCAGACCCATTATCGTGTGGCAAGGTTGGGCTGCATCTATTGCGGTGAGCGGGATCCCAAAAAACTTCATTATTTTGAAACGGAAGAAGAGCCCGGATTCCGGGTCGATCTCTGCGACCAATGCAAGATGTACATTAAAACCATGGACTTTCGAACATTGGATCGCATTTCGGTCCCAGTCCTGGACGACCTTGAGTCCTTGGCCATGGACGTCCTGGCCCAGGCCAAAGGCCATGTCCGGCCCACTGTTTCGGCCTACGGTTTCTGATCTGCCGGGATGAGACGGATCACCGATTGACGGCACCCTGTCAATCGCAGACCCACAGACGAATGTTGCCGATCAGCAGCCAAATGCCCGGAGTGACCTCCGTTCAAAATTGTAACATTATCGGGAACATGTACGACAACCAAGGATCAAATCCTATAATACACAGGCACGTTCGGCGTGTCCGGTAAGGTGAATTCATGAGCCAGCCTGGCATGCCGGCCGGAATTGTTCTGGCCGGGGGCAAAAGCACCCGACTGGGGCATGACAAGGCCCAGATCGTTTTTTCCGGATCAAATCTGCTCTCCAGGACAGTGGACCTCCTGAAACGACATTGCTCCGCCGTCCACATCGCGGGCAGGACATCCGCCGAGCATGGACTGAATGTACCGAGTTTTCCTGATAGCGTGGCGGGCTATGGCCCTGCGGGCGGAATAGCGACCATGTTGCGACTGCTGCAACAGCCCTGCCTTGTGCTTTCCTGCGACCTCCCGCTCATGAACGATCTTATGTTGCGCCGGCTGACCAATGGTTGGCGGGAAAAGCCGGACACCGCGCTGATGACCACGTTCCAGCAGGAAGATACCGGGTACATTGAAGCGCTGGTCGCCATTTACGAACCGCAGGCCCTGCCCCTGCTGGAACAGGCTTTTGTCGACGGCCTGTTTCAACTCAATCGCATCCTGCCGGAACACCTTCGACACCACTTGCCCTACCCTCGATCCGAGGCCACTCCTTTTTTCAACGTCAATCACCCCGCGGACCTTTCCATGCTGCGTCAAATGGAATCCGTCGCCAACCGAACATGGACC from the Desulfonatronum thiosulfatophilum genome contains:
- a CDS encoding formate dehydrogenase accessory protein FdhE; the protein is MRNLEKDQQHFTKKMASLRKKGTFPGALLDLLEKVSAKQFQVLADSKHAEDSASSLPELASPERHSQGASLLPRASFPFPLESASELMKSILEDVQAVGSDLGEGAVRVKDALDSEELEFARIFQAYLDEEQDFFNIWAEKTPKSPKLLLFLTQTTLAPFLQIVARQIQDARPLTGVWNHGHCPVCGSLPYISTLETREGMRMMHCCFCQTHYRVARLGCIYCGERDPKKLHYFETEEEPGFRVDLCDQCKMYIKTMDFRTLDRISVPVLDDLESLAMDVLAQAKGHVRPTVSAYGF
- the mobA gene encoding molybdenum cofactor guanylyltransferase, giving the protein MSQPGMPAGIVLAGGKSTRLGHDKAQIVFSGSNLLSRTVDLLKRHCSAVHIAGRTSAEHGLNVPSFPDSVAGYGPAGGIATMLRLLQQPCLVLSCDLPLMNDLMLRRLTNGWREKPDTALMTTFQQEDTGYIEALVAIYEPQALPLLEQAFVDGLFQLNRILPEHLRHHLPYPRSEATPFFNVNHPADLSMLRQMESVANRTWTGPDPITTS